In Sciurus carolinensis chromosome 4, mSciCar1.2, whole genome shotgun sequence, the sequence TGTCAGCCACAAGGAGGAGTTGAGAGAAAGAGCTGAGCGAAGAGAAATTAGAttatgttgtttcctttgctttttctacAAGTAACCTCAAGGGGGAACAAAACTGGATTTGGAGTCGACGGTACTGAATGATTTTTCCCCAGGCTATTTCTGAGTTACCTAGACACACGAACGTAAACATTAAAAACCACAATCCTTGCAACGGCCACAATGAGGCCAAGGGAATCAATCCACAGCCCAAGATCTGGAGGGCGTTTCTTCAGCCCCGCCGCTCACACAACTCCCTGAAGCGGGGGAGGAGTCCCCGTTAGCGCAGAGGCTCCACTTTACCTAGGAAGGCCGAGACGTTTTCAGTCGCCAGGACTCTCTGGCCGCAGAACTACTAGATCAATTCCACTTCGTATCTACAGCACCTACAATTCTTAAAACGGTCTAATAAGCAAAGCGGTCCCGGTTCCAAACCCCCAGATTCGGCCGCTCTCCTGTAATTCACCCGCACCGGATTCGCGAGACACCGAAATCCGTTTCCCACCAGCCTGGGACTCACCGCCACCTGTTGATGCCCACGTTGGAGGAGCCGGCGAACCAGGGGTCGAGGATGTAGACGCAGCGGATGGTGTCGGCGCCCTGGATGCACTCCTTCAGGGCGGGGTTGTCGTGGAGCCGGAGCCCCTTTCGGAACCAGTGCACGGCGTTCACCCCCATGCCCGGGGCACGGCGGGTCCCCAGCGACCTCCTCCACCCAGAAATTCAGAGCAGGAGGGTCCGGCTCATAACCGACGCCTTCGCTTCCAGGAGAACCGCCGCACCCAAGGAGTGAGGAAAGGGCGGCAGAGGGGAGACAGGACACAGTGAGCCCGCGGAGGGGCCCGCCGGCGGCGAGGGCGCAGGCGGCGCAGCTGGAAGATGAATGGAGGTGGCCCGGTCGGCGGAGTCCCGGTGTGACGCCCTTTAGGAGCCGGCGCCCGCTGCGAGCGCCCGGAGGAGACGCATGCCTTCGAGGGCCTGGGGCCCCCGCAGCGCGAGCGAACTCCGGGCGCCCGAGCCGCCACGACGGCCCGAGCTGGCACGGGCAGCCCCAGGAGGTTCGTCACGGAAACCTCGCCCCACCGAGGCGGCCCGTGCGAGAAAACGGCCCGCCCGGGCTCAGCCACGCAGCGGGTCGGCGGAGGACTCAGCCTCGGTGGGCGGTGCTGCCTCTCGGCCCGGGAGCCACCACGGGGGACGAAGGCGGTGGTCGGGGCCGCTGGACGGTTCCCGGCCGGTGACCGGTCCCGAGGCTGCCCGGGTGActccaccgccgccgccgccgcgtcAGCGGCCTCGGCTCCGCCCCCGGCTCCTCATTGGAGGGCGCGCTCCCCACGTGACCCCCGGCACCTCACGTTTCTGAAGTGTGTTTACTACGCTGGCTCTGACTGGGCACTCTGCTCGCGCGCTAGTCGCTTCCACAGAGGCAGCAACAGCTTCATCCCCCCACATGTTGAATCCTTGCCCAGATACCGGGCTCCCTGCTTCTGCCCCTTTCCTCTGCCGCCTGGCCACTGTCCCCTGGAGCCACCCGTGGGGACCACAGGCCCCTGGTGAGGGGGAGGCTTCGCCCCGCCCCGGGGGCTGTGAGCGGCCACCATTGGCTGAGGCTTGCTGAGACCCGGATGAGCACGGGGATGCGGGGAGCTCGCGGGCGCGCGCTGTGCTGGGGAAGGTGCGCGTGCGCTGTCGCTGCGTTCCAGGGGGAATGCTGGCCCGCGCGCTGGAGTGCGCGCGTAGCTTCCTCCAGTGGGCGCGGGGGAGCCCTGGAGACGGTTCCGAGTACTCCGAGTTCCCTGTGGAGCTGGGAGGGGAAGTTGGGGTGGAAGGAAAACAGGAGGAGGCTCCGCTTGACGTATCGCGCCCAAACCATGTGCTTCCATCCAGCGTTCGCCCGAGAACCCTGCTTTGGAGCGCGGGGTCGGCGCCGCCGACCTTTTTCTGTTTGGCGCGGCACCCTTGTTTGTGCTCTGGGAAGACGGGTAACCGGCAGGGCGGGTGCCAGGCATTCCAGAACCCCCTGGAATTTCCTCATGTCATCCATATGTCATCAGTTGCACAGTCCTATCTCTTGCACGCAGTGTGGTTTACAGAGCTCTTGGTGACTGCCGTTGCTACTTCTCCAGGGGCCACGGACTGCAGGCCATGCTGTGCCTTAGACGGATGGCGGATGCCCTTGTGTTCATTCGAGAATCACTGACTGAATGAAACTGGCTCTGTACACAGAGCTGGAGAGAATATCCTGAGAAGCCAGCCCTTGTGGAGTTTGTCTCTTAGCCTGTGTGTGCACTTTTTCCCCCTAAATAAAACGCTCTACTTCGGAATCCGCTACTCACTACAACCACCTTTGAGCTATCTAGCGTATTTCTATGTTCTTTTGGACTCAAAAGAATATTGATCCATGCAGAGTTGACTTATGCTTGTGCACTGGTCATTCAAtaaagatggatttttttttaacagacagTTGTGTGGGGGTGTTGTgtaaatttcatgtaaatataaaaactaatttaTTATAGAAGTGTCAGTGTTGTCAACTGTGCATTTCTCAAATACCAAAGGCACATAGATGGTTACTTTAATATAtatctggattttttaaaatatgggaattGTCTTTTAATAATGGCTAAGACttactgagcatttactatgtgctaaGTTCCTTAAGTATTATTAATCTTTGTAATACTCATATTACATCAGTTATTATTTAATTATCTATGCCTATTTTGctgatgaagaaactaaaactcAGGAACACAAATAAGTGTTACAACGAGGTGAAAAACCAAACTTTTTCTGTATCCAAGTTCTTTTCTTAACCTATACTACAGCTCAAGGACAGCCCCTGTTCTTGCCGAGTGAATATTATGTATGAGCATTGTCAAGAATCACTtgtgaaggggctggggatagagctcagttggtagagtgcttgcctaacacacaaggccctgggttcaatccccagcaccaccaaaaaacatgGGAGTAGTAGAAATATTATGGAACTAAGAAGAAGAGACTGGCTTAAATCTCAGCTTGCCTTTGTTGATGATTACTGTGGCTGTGGTTTGTCACTGAAAGGTTTGTGTGATAGAGGCTTGGCCCTCAAGGAGGTGATGTGAAAGGTGATGGGAACTTCACGTGGTGGACACTAGTGGGAAGTCCTTAGGTTGCCGAGGGTGCTGCTCTGGAAAGGGATGCTCTCTCATCATAGGCCAAGTGAGTGGGGCTGCCCAAACTTGAACTTTCAGCCTTTACAACTATGAGtttaataaatctcttttctttataaagtcacCCAATTTCAAGCATTTTGTTACATTAATGAAAAGCAGACTAAAGCAATGATCTTGAATAAATCACTTAGGCTTTTTTTGGTCtaattcatctataaaataaaggaattaaactAGATGATTTCTCAATTCCCTATGCTACTTTCAAATTCTATGAACCCAAGTGTACCATGGGCTCAAAAATATCTAAGAGGAGTCCTGTTAAACATTCCTCTAACTGCCAACAGTGTTGGAAAAATCAATATCTTTTTGATTTCATAAGCACTCGTGATGAAAGTATGTCAACCTCTAAATTGAAAGTTGCTGTTGTCTCTTGACCCCATCTTGCTGCGTTGATTTTGGGCATGTGTTATCAATATAAATAATGAAGGAGTGGACAGTTCAGTCAACTCATTCAACGTGATGTGATATGACTGTTGACTGGGTATCCCCCAAATTCTAGTCTTTGGGGGAACCAATTTAAATGTGTTAaaggattatttatttttgaaaggttAATTATGACTCAGTGCATACAAAATGGACTCATGTCAAAGATGTCACTAAACTCATTAACAAGCGAGCCCATGAGATGTTACTAAAAGGAGAATCTAAAGAGCAATTATATACCGGCCATGCTATGCATGGTTTGCAATTTGGTTCCCACTAATGATGTTGAGAGGTGGTCATTAAGAAGtaatgagggggctggggatgtggctcagtggtaaagccttgagttcaatccccagtaccaccccccaaaaaaaaaaaaaaaaaagtaatcagtGCAGTTCCCTTGGGGTGGGCTGATTATCTCAGCAGCCGATGCTATAAAGCCCAGTCACTCTCAGGTCCTGACTCTCACCACACGTGCTCCCTTGCCATTCTTGCCCACACTCCCATCATGGAATGCCATCACCACTTTCTCACATAGCATGAGGCCCTAGCCAGATGTGGCTGCCCGATCTTGAATCTCCCtcctccagaatcatgagccaaataaacttctttcctttatacATCATCCAGCTTCTGGTACTCTggtatagcaacagaaaacagacgaAGACGGGCCACccagaatgttaaaattaatttgctGAATAGATGCAAGACTGGCCGCTTCCGtggaggagtgaggggaggagatCTGATTGAACTTTCAGAGGACAAAATTCATTTGCATGTTCATGGACCAGCTTCATTTGCATTGCTGTCAATTATCTGTAATTTATAGAGTTGTAAAATAGCTCAATGACAATACAGGCAGAGAGTAACCTGAAGGGTATGCTAGACAAGAGACCAGTAATCTTTTttgcccattaaaaaaaaaacaaaacacaatttttgCCATCACTCCAAAGAGGTCTAagtattcccattttaaaaaaagaggccCTTCTTATTCTCCATCATAGTTCTCCATTTCCTTTCATTATGGCACTAATTATCATtggtctcttttttaaaaaaa encodes:
- the LOC124982968 gene encoding translation initiation factor IF-2-like, which produces MPGTRPAGYPSSQSTNKGAAPNRKRSAAPTPRSKAGFSGERWMEAHGLGAIRQAEPPPVFLPPQLPLPAPQGTRSTRNRLQGSPAPTGGSYARTPARGPAFPLERSDSARAPSPAQRAPASSPHPRAHPGLSKPQPMVAAHSPRGGAKPPPHQGPVVPTGGSRGQWPGGRGKGQKQGARYLGKDSTCGGMKLLLPLWKRLAREQTGGGAEAADAAAAAVESPGQPRDRSPAGNRPAAPTTAFVPRGGSRAERQHRPPRLSPPPTRCVAEPGRAVFSHGPPRWGEVSVTNLLGLPVPARAVVAARAPGVRSRCGGPRPSKACVSSGRSQRAPAPKGRHTGTPPTGPPPFIFQLRRLRPRRRRAPPRAHCVLSPLCRPFLTPWVRRFSWKRRRRL